The sequence TCAAAAGGAGAAAATATTTTTGGTGCATTGTGTGAATTATATTCTTTATCATTTTCAAAGTATGTATTAATATTCTGAACATTTAAAGAAAAAGGATCATTATTTTTATTTTTAATTTCAATTGCCCTTTTGAATTTATCAAGTAAATTTTCTTCTATTTCACAATAGACTTCTACCGAACCATCATCAATATTTTTAACTCTGCCTTTAATATGTAAATTTCTAGCTATTTGCTTTATAATGGCCCTATATCCAACACCTTGGACTTGACCAGAAATTAAAAGTCTAACTTTAACCATATTAATATATCCCCAACAGCTTTTTTAAAACTATCTAATAAAATACTTTTATGGGAATTCAATTAAAAGATTTAATGTTAAAAAAAGAAATTGATTTAAATTATCTTGAAGGAAAAACAGTTGCTGTTGATGCATATAATATTATATATCAATTTTTATCCTCAATAAGACAATATGACGGCACACCTTTAATGGATTCAAATGATAATATCACTTCTCATTTATCTGGATTATTTTATAGGAATATAAATTTTTTAGAAGGAGGTATAAAACCCATTTATGTTTTTGATGGTAAGCCCCCAAATTTTAAAACTACTACTCTTGATGAAAGAAAAGAAAGAAAAATTTCTGCAAAAGAAAAAATGGACACTGCTTTAAAAAAAGGTTTTTTTGAAGATGCAAAAAAATATTCACAACAAACTTCTAGATTAACAAAAGAAATGGTTGAAGAAGGAAAAGAACTTTTAGAAGCAATGGGGATCCCAGTTGTTCAAGCACCTTCAGAAGGAGAAGCACAGGCATCATGTATGGCAAAAGAAGGAATTGCTTATGGGGTGGTATCACAAGATGCAGATTGTTTATTAT comes from Candidatus Micrarchaeia archaeon and encodes:
- the fen gene encoding flap endonuclease-1, which translates into the protein MGIQLKDLMLKKEIDLNYLEGKTVAVDAYNIIYQFLSSIRQYDGTPLMDSNDNITSHLSGLFYRNINFLEGGIKPIYVFDGKPPNFKTTTLDERKERKISAKEKMDTALKKGFFEDAKKYSQQTSRLTKEMVEEGKELLEAMGIPVVQAPSEGEAQASCMAKEGIAYGVVSQDADCLLFGAPRLIRNLSVTGKRKIPGKNIYASISPEIIELKEMLDSLQINREQLILIGILIGTDFNNGIKGVGSKTALKIVKENDDLDKIIALVEKKYDYVFEENPYKIQEFFLNPPLTKEYEIKFKSPDKEKIFKILNEKHDFEETRIENALARLSKNIETKVKQKGLFEF
- a CDS encoding acylphosphatase, which produces MVKVRLLISGQVQGVGYRAIIKQIARNLHIKGRVKNIDDGSVEVYCEIEENLLDKFKRAIEIKNKNNDPFSLNVQNINTYFENDKEYNSHNAPKIFSPFEVDYGEEANTKFEQANLERLELASVGFVMLKDSVNAKFDTMESKYHNIHKDLEMLTYTIMVFAEHFAPEDQNIKKNLEILKERIN